The Streptomyces venezuelae genomic interval CACGGCCAGCGCCGCGGTCTGCGCCCTCGGCGGGATCTACGGCCTCTCGGTGAAGTCCCTCCGCCGCGCCGAACTGCCGAAGTGAGCCGGGACTAGATCCCCAGCTGCTTCGTCTCCCGCAGCCGCTCGATCGCGTCCGGTTCACCCTCCAGGGCCACCTTCGCCGAGTCCTGGCGCCCGTACAGGTACATCAGCAGCTCGCCCGGCTCCCCGGAGGCCGTCACCACCGGGGTACCGCGGTGGGCCACCGCCGTCTGGCCGTTCGGGCGGCGCAGCACCAGGCCCACCGGGGCCTTCCGGCCCATCAGGCGGGCCGTCTTCTCCAGACGGGACCAGAGGGTGTCAGCGAAGACCGGGTCGAGCTCGCGCGCCGACCAGTCGGACTGGGCACGCCGTACGTCCTCCGCGTGGACGTAGAACTCCACGACGTTCGCCCCCTCGTCCACCTGCTTGATCGTGAACGGCGAGAACTTCGGCGGCCCCGTGCGGATGAGCTGGATCAGCTCCTCGTACGGCTTCTCGGCGTATTCCGCCGTCACCCGGTCCATCCGCTCCTTCAGCGCCGGCACGACCGCACCCGCCGCCGCGTCCGGCCGCCGCTCGCGCACCACCACATGGGCGGCGAGGTCCCGGGTCCGCCAGCCCTCGCAGAGCGTCGGGGCGTCCGGGCCCGCCGCCTCCAACAGATCGGCGAGCAGAAGCCGTTCACGTTTCGCATGCGTCGACATGCCCGCCAGCGTACGACCGGGGCCGCCGGTCCGCCCAGTGGACACCGCGCCGGACACCGCCCCCGCGCGCGGCACAATGGCCCCATGAGCAGCAATCTCGACCCGGCCGTCGCCGCCCGCCTCAAGCGCAGCCCCGACGGGCTCGTGCCCGCCATCGCCCAGCAGTACGACACCGGCGAGGTGCTGATGCTCGGCTGGATGGACGACGAGGCACTCCACCGCACCCTCACCACCGGCCGCGCCACCTACTGGTCCCGCAGCCGCAACGAGTACTGGGTCAAGGGCGACACCTCCGGGCACGTCCAGCACGTCAAGGCCGTCGCCCTCGACTGCGACGCCGACACCGTCCTCGTCAAGGTCGACCAGGTCGGAGCCGCCTGCCACACCGGCGACCGCACCTGCTTCGACGCCGACGTGCTCCCGCTCTCCCAGTAAGGTCTGGCGCCATGGATCTCGAGACCTTCCGCAAGCTGGCGGCCGACCGCCGCGTCATCCCCGTCAGCCGCAGGCTCCTCGCGGACGGCGACACCCCGGTCGGGCTCTACCGCAAGCTCGCCGCCGAACGGTCCGGCACCTTCCTCCTCGAATCCGCGGAGAACGGCCGCAGCTGGTCCCGCTACTCCTTCGTCGGAGTCCGCAGCGACGCCACCCTCACCGTCCGGGACGGCGAGGCCCACTGGCTCGGCACCCCGCCCGTCGGCGTCCCCACGGACGGCGACCCGCTCCAGGCCCTGCGCGCCACCGTCGAGACTCTTCACACGCCCCGGAGCCCCGAGCCCGGCATGCCCCCCTTCACCGGCGGCATGGTCGGCTACCTCGGCTACGACATCGTCCGCCGCCTGGAGAAGATCGGCGACTCCACCCGCGACGACCTGGAGCTCCCCGAGCTCACCATGCTCCTCACCAGCGACCTCGCGGTCCTCGACCACTGGGACGGCACGGTCCTGCTGATCGCCAACGCGATCAACCACAACGACCTGGAGACCGGCGTCGACGAGGCGTACGCACACGCCGTCGCCCGCCTCGACGCCATGGAGGCCGACCTGGCCCGCCCGGTCGCCACCGTCCCCGCCGCGCTCCCGCCCTCCGAGCTCCCCGAGTTCTCGGCGCTCTGGGGCGGCCCGGCCTACCAGGACGCCGTCGAGGACATCAAGGAGCGGATCCGGGCCGGCGAGGCCTTCCAGGTCGTCCCCTCGCAGCGCTTCGAGACCCCGTGCGCGGCCTCCGCGCTCGACGTCTACCGGGTGCTGCGGGCCACCAACCCCTCCCCGTACATGTACCTCTTCCGCTTCGAGAACGGCTTCGACGTCGTCGGATCCAGCCCCGAGGCCCTCGTCAAGGTCGAGGACGGCCATGCCCTCCTCCACCCCATCGCGGGCACCCGGCACCGCGGCGCCACCCCGCAGGAGGACCACGACCTCGCAGAGGAGCTGCTCGCCGACCCCAAGGAGCGCGCCGAGCACCTCATGCTCGTCGACCTCGGCCGCAACGACCTCGGCCGGGTCTGTGCGCCCGGCTCGGTGGAGGTCGTGGACTTCATGTCCGTCGAGCGCTACTCGCACGTCATGCACATCGTCTCCACCGTGACCGGCCGGGTCGCCGAGGGGCGGACCGCCTTCGACGTCCTCACCGCCTGCTTCCCGGCGGGCACGCTCTCCGGCGCGCCCAAGCCCCGCGCGATGCAGATCATCGAGGAGCTCGAACCCTCCCGGCGTGGCCTCTACGGCGGATGTGTCGGTTATCTCGATTTCGCCGGAGACGCCGACACGGCCATCGCCATCCGCACCGCGCTGCTCCGTGACGGAACGGCGTACGTGCAGGCCGGAGCGGGTGTCGTCGCGGATTCCGATCCGGTCGCCGAGGACAACGAGTGCCGCAACAAGGCCGCCGCCGTGCTCCGCGCCGTACACACCGCCAACCGGATGAACGGCTCCTGAGTCCGTAGGGGATAGTGGGGTACGTGAGTGCCGTTCCCGTACCCCAGCCCCGGGCCGCCCGAGTGGCCGTCCCCACCGGCGGCCGCCGCAGCCTGGCCGCGGCCCTCCTCCTCGGCGCCCTCGGTGCCACCGTCGTCCTGCTCTCCGCCGGCCAGATCTGGGCGGAGGGCACCGCGTCCGTCGGTGGCGGCACCGTCCCCGTCGAGGCCGACGGCAGCGCCGTCACCGGAGTGCCGACCGCCCTCGCGATCGTCGGACTCGCCGCGCTCTTCGCCGTCTTCGCCGTCCGGCGCACCGGCCGCACCCTCGTCGCCGCGCTCCTCGCCCTGAGCGGCGCGGGCGCCGCGCTCGCCGCCGTCCTCGGCGCCTCCGACAGCGCCGCGCTCGACGCCGAGGCCGCCCGGATCAGTGGCGACACGGCCGCCGCCGTGGCCGGTCTGACCCACACCGCCTGGCCGTACGTCACGGCCGCCGGCGCCGTCCTCATCCTGCTCGCCGGCCTCCTCGCGCTGCGCTTCGGCACGATCTGGCCGGCGATGGGCGGCCGCTACGAGCGGTCCGGCACCCCGCGCGCCGCGCGCAAGGCCCCCACCGTCGACCCGGACCGGCCCGAGGACCTCTGGAAGGCCCTGGACCGCGGCGAGGACCCCACCCGGGGCGAGTGACCGACCGGAGCGCCCGACCGGAGCGCCCGACCGGAGCGCCCGACCGGAGCGCCCGACCGGAGCGCCCGACCGGAGCGCCCGACCGGAGCGCCCGACCGGTGTGACCGACCGGTGTGACCGACCGGTCTGACCCACCGGTGTGACCCACCCGTGTGACCGACCGCAGGCCGGTCGGAGAGTTCGGCCGGAGGGGCGCTCCGCGACGCGTGATCGTCCGGGGACCCCCGATTCATCCTCGCGCGCCCGTGTGCGGGACAATGGGCACCGAGTGTCCGCGCACGCGAGACCTCACCATCGAGCAACTGCAACGAGGAGCAACTCATGGCGGGCAGCGCCCACGGACACACCCCGGCCGCCTGGACCGGTGTCATCATCTCCTTCATCGGCTTCTGCATCGCCGGCGTCTTCATGGTGGCCGCCAACCAGCCCGGATTCTGGGCGGGCGTGGGTGTCATCGTCCTCGGCGGCATCGTCGGCGGAGCGATGAAGATCGCGGGCCTCGGCATGCCGAAGGAGTCGGCGGCCGTCGCCGCCGCCCGCGAGGCCGCGACCGCGACCGCGCGGGCCCGCGCCTGACGCGACACGCAGCACCCGAGAGCGCAGTCCGGCCGTGCCGGGCTGCGCTCTCGCGCGTCAGGGGCGAGAATCACCGGGTGGACCCGCAGCCGACGGCCGAAGCCGAGACCGACGAACCTCTCGCCCGACCGGGTGAATCCGCCCGGGCGGATGCTCCGGGCCCGGCCGCGCCCACAGGACCGGCGGTACCTCCCGGTCTCCCGGTCCTCCCCGGCCCCCCGGCACTCCACGCGTTTCCCGCTCCGCCCCCGCCACGGCCGCTCGCCCGGCGGCTCCTCGCGCCGGTCGCGACCCTCGCCGGGGTCGCCGCCGCCTTCGCCTACGTCGGGGCCGTCGACCCCAACGAACCCGGGCACTACCCCGTCTGCCCCATGCTCCGCTTCGCCGGCGTCCTCTGCCCTGGGTGCGGCGGACTCCGCAGCGCCCACGCCTTCGTCCACGGCGATCTCCCGGCGGCCCTGGGCGCGAACGCCCTCGCCGTCGTCGGCTACGGCGTCTTCGCCGTCGTCATGGTCCTGTGGCTGGTTCGCGCCGTGCGCGGGGTGCCGATGCGCCTCGCGATCTCCCCGGTCTGGTGGTGGGGGATCGGGGCCGCACTCGCCCTCTTCACCCTGGTCCGGAACCTCCCCTTCGGCTCGGCACTGGCCCCCTGAGGGGTCCGCGCGCTCCCGGTCAGACCCCTGCGGGAGTCCCAGCAGGTGGGACGCCGCTCCGGCCGATGCGAGTCCGGGGCCGTCCTGCGGATAGGATCGATGTGGCTGAACCTGGTTCATCATCACCATCACCGTCCCGGAAGGGGGCCCCTCGCGTGAGTGTGCTCGACGAGATCATCGAAGGCGTACGCGCCGACCTCGCAGAGCGGCAGGCGCGGGTCACCCTCGACGAGCTCAAGGAGCGCGCCGCCAAGGCGCCGCAGGCCAAGGACGGCGTCGCCGCGCTGCGTGGCGACGGCGTCAAGGTGATCTGCGAGGTCAAGCGCTCCAGCCCGTCCAAGGGTGCGCTCGCCGCGATCGCCGATCCGGCCGGACTCGCCGCGGACTACGAGGCGGGCGGCGCGGCCGTCATCTCCGTCCTCACGGAGGAGCGCCGCTTCGGCGGCTCCCTCGCCGACCTGGAGGCCGTGCGCGCCCGGGTCGACATCCCCGTCCTGCGCAAGGACTTCATCGTCACCGCGTACCAGCTCTGGGAGGCCCGGGCGTACGGAGCGGATCTCGCGCTCCTCATCGTCGCCGCCCTGGAGCAGGAGGCGCTCGTCTCCCTCATCGAGCGTGCCGAGTCCATCGGGCTGACCCCGCTGGTCGAGGTCCACGACGAGGACGAGGTCGAGCGTGCCGTCGACGCGGGCGCCCGGATCATCGGCGTCAATGCCCGCAACCTCAAGACCCTCAAGGTCGACCGCTCCACCTTCGAGCGCGTCGCCCCCGAGATCCCGGCGGGCATCGTCAAGATCGCCGAGTCCGGTGTCCGCGGCCCGCACGACCTGATCGCGTACGCCAACGCCGGCGCCGACGCGGTCCTGGTCGGCGAGTCCCTCGTCACCGGCCGCGACCCGAAGGCCGCCGTCGCCGACCTGGTCGCCGCCGGCGCCCACCCGGCGCTCCGCCACGGCCGGAGCTGACCCCGCCATGACCCTCGTCCGCGCCACGCCGACCGCCCTGGGCTCCGCCCCGGGCGGCCCGGTCGTGCCCGCGGACGCCTCGGGGCGCCGCGGCCGTCTCCGTACGGCCGCCGCCCCCGTCTCCAAGCACGCCCCGCTGGCCAGGGGCTGCCGACCGCGTGGCTGCCGCGCACCCGCCCGCCGTGTCCACGGCCGCCGGGTCCGGTACGTGATCGGCGACGAGCCGGGCCAGGTCAACGGCATGCGATGGCGCCCGCGCCTCGCGCGCACCTTCACGTACGACGCATAGCCGACCCCCGAGCCGAGCCCGAGCAGCATGGGCCCGAACCCGGTCCGAGCTTCCGCCTCTGCTTCTGCCCGTGCCCACCTCTGGGTGGTCGCGCCGCCCGCCCTGCTGCCCACTCCCGTGTGGCCGCATCGCTTGCGCCGCTGCCCACCCCCGTGTGGGCCACACCCTCCCCGAGAGGGGGGACCCCCAGCCAGCGGAACGACTGCCCACAACGGGCGGGTGGCGGCCCGCAACGGGCGCAGTACCGGCTATGGCGGTGCCGTACGTGAGGGGCTCGCGCGCATACCGTGACCATCAACCACACGTATCCCGGGGCATCCGCCCCGCGAGGAGCATCCGCATGTCCAGCGAGTTCTTCATTCCGGACCCGGAGGGTCAGGTTCCGACCGCCGAGGGCTACTTCGGTGCCTACGGCGGCAAGTTCATCCCGGAGGCGCTCGTCGCCGCGGTCGACGAGGTCGCCGTCGAGTACGACAAGGCCAAGTCCGACCCCGAGTTCGCCCGCGAGCTCAACGACCTCATGGTCAACTACACCGGCCGCCCGAGCGCCCTCACCGAGGTCCCCCGGTTCGCCGAGCACGCCGGCGGTGCCCGGATCTTCCTCAAGCGCGAGGACCTCAACCACACCGGCTCCCACAAGATCAACAACGTGCTCGGTCAGGCCCTGCTGACCAAGCGCATGGGCAAGACGCGGGTCATCGCCGAGACCGGCGCCGGTCAGCACGGCGTGGCCACCGCCACCGCCTGCGCCCTCTTCGGTCTCGAATGCACCATCTACATGGGCGAGATCGACACCCAGCGCCAGGCCCTCAACGTGGCCCGGATGCGGATGCTCGGTGCCGAGGTCGTCGCCGTGAAGTCCGGCAGCCGCACCCTCAAGGACGCCATCAACGAGGCGTTCCGGGACTGGGTCGCCAACGTCGACAGGACGCACTACCTGTTCGGCACCGTCGCGGGACCGCACCCCTTCCCCGCCATGGTCCGCGACTTCCACCGGGTCATCGGCGTCGAGGCCCGGCGCCAGATCCTGGAGCGCGCCGGCCGCCTCCCCGACGCGGCGATCGCCTGCGTCGGCGGCGGCTCCAACGCCATCGGCCTCTTCCACGCCTTCGTCCCCGACGCGGGCGTGCGCCTGATCGGCTGCGAGCCGGCCGGCCACGGCGTCGAGACCGGCGAGCACGCGGCCACCCTGACGGCCGGCGAGCCCGGCATCCTGCACGGCTCGCGCTCGTACGTCCTCCAGGACGAGGAGGGCCAGATCACCGAGCCGTACTCGATCTCGGCCGGCCTCGACTACCCGGGCATCGGCCCCGAGCACGCGTACCTCAAGGACAGCGGACGCGGCGAGTACCGCGCCGTCACCGACGACGCCGCCATGCAGGCACTGCGCCTGCTCTCCCGCACCGAGGGCATCATCCCGGCCATCGAGTCGGCACACGCCCTCGCGGGAGCCCTGGAGGTCGGCAAGGAGCTCGGCAAGGACGCGCTGCTCCTCGTCAACCTCTCCGGGCGCGGCGACAAGGACATGGACACGGCCGCCCGCTACTTCGGCCTGTACGACGGGGAGGGCTCCAAGTGACGAGCGGAAACATCCAGCTGCTGAGCGAGACCCTCGCCAAGGCCAAGGCGGAGAACCGGGCCGCGCTCATCGCGTACCTGCCGGCCGGCTTCCCGACCGTCGACGGCGGCATCGCGGCGATCAAGGCCGTCTTCGACGGCGGCGCCGATGTCGTCGAGGTCGGGCTCCCGCACAGCGACCCGGTCCTCGACGGGCCCGTCATCCAGACCGCCGACGACATCGCCCTGCGCGGCGGCGTCAAGATCGCCGACGTGATGCGGACGGTCAAGGAGGCCCACGAGGCCACCGGCAAGCCCGTCCTCGTCATGACGTACTGGAACCCGATCGACCGCTACGGCATCGAGCGCTTCACCGAGGAGCTCGCCGCGGCCGGCGGCGCTGGCTGCATCCTGCCCGACCTGCCGGTCCAGGAGTCCGCCGTCTGGCGGGAGCACGCCGACAAGCACGGTCTCGCCACCGTCTTCGTCGTCGCGCCCAGCAGCAAGGACGAGCGCCTCGCCACCATCACGGCGGCCGGCTCCGGTTTCGTCTACGCCGCCTCGCTCATGGGTGTCACCGGCACCCGCGAGTCGGTCGGCGAGCAGGCCGCCGACCTCGTCCGCCGCACCCGCGCCACCTCCGGGCTGCCGGTGTGCGTCGGGCTCGGCGTCTCCAACGCCACGCAGGCCAAGGAGGTCGCCGCCTTCGCCGACGGCGTCATCGTCGGCTCCGCCTTCGTGCAGCGGATCCTCGACGCCGATGGTGACGAGGCCGCCGGGCTCGCCGCCGTAAGGGAACTGGCGGGCGAACTCGCGGCGGGCGTGCGTCGCGTTTCGTAACCCATTTGGGTGGATCTGGGACCGGGGAGGCACGTACGTGCCTCCCCGGTTCGTTGCTGTGGGCGTGAGCGAGAAGAACCGTGGTGACGGTAACCGGAGCGCGCGGGAGCGCCTCCAGCAGCAGCGCGAGCGTGACAAGGCCCGCGAGAAGCAGCGGCGCGTCCTCATCGTGTCGACGGCGGTGGTCGGCGTCCTGGGCCTGGCCGCGGTCGTCGGGGTGATCGCCGCCAACAGCGGCGACGACGGCGGATCGGACAAGGCGGGGCCCGTGGTGGCGCCGACGGGGTCCGTCGAGGGCGACAAGCCCGCCATCCCCACGGGCAAGGCGGACGCCCCGTCGACGCTGGCGATCTGGGAGGACTTCCGCTGCCCGGCGTGCGCCCAGTTCGAGAACGTCATGCGGGACACCATCCACGAGCTGGAGGCCGCCGGCGCGCTCAAGGCCGAGTACCACCTCGCCACCCTCATCGACGGGAACATGGGCGGCAGCGGCTCGCTGCGCGCGGCGAACGCGGCCGCGTGCGCGCAGGACGCGGGGAAGTTCACCGCGTACCACGACACGCTCTACATCAACCAGCCGCCGGAGACGGACGACGCCTTCGGGAAGAACGCCGAGCTGATCGAGCTGGCCGCGAAGGTGCCCGGGCTCGACACGCCCGCGTTCCGCAGCTGTGTCGAGGACGGCACGCACGACAGCTGGGTGGAGAAGTCCAACGAGGCCTTCCGGAACGGCGGCTTCCGCGGCACGCCGTCCGTCCTCCTCAACGGCGAATCGATCTTCCCGACGAAGGGGAACGAGCAGATCTCCCCGGAGAACCTGAAGAAGTGGGTCGCCGAGGCCAACAAGGGCAAGAAGCCCGGCACGGCCTCTCCCTCGGCCCCCGCCGCCCCCTCCGCTCCCGCGGCTTCCCCGGCGGGTTAGTTACCCATACGTTGCCGGGTGGGCTGCCGTCACGCCCGCCCGGCAGGGTAGCGTCGGTCCTGCCATGGACCTTGCCTACATTCCCAGCCCGTCGACCGGCGTGATCAACCTCGGACCGATCCCGCTGCGCGGCTATGCCTTCTGCATCATCATCGGTGTCTTCGTCGCCGTCTGGTACGGCAACAAGCGCTGGATCGCCCGGGGCGGCACCGCCGGCACCGTGGCCGACATCGCCGTCTGGGCGGTGCCCTTCGGCCTCGTCGGCGGACGCCTCTACCACGTGATCACCGACTACCAGCTGTACTTCAGCGAGGGTGAGAACTGGGTCGACGCCTTCAAGATCTGGGAGGGCGGCCTCGGTATCTGGGGCGCCATCGCGTTCGGCGCGGTGGGTGCCTGGATCGGCTGCCGACGCCGGGGCATCCCGCTTCCGGCGTACGCGGACGCCATCGCGCCCGGTATCGCTCTCGCCCAGGCCATCGGCCGCTGGGGCAACTGGTTCAACCAGGAGCTCTACGGCAAGCCGACCGACCTGCCCTGGGCGCTGAAGATCACCGAGAGCGCGAACCGCGAGGCCGGGCTCTACCACCCGACCTTCCTCTACGAGTCGCTCTGGTGCGTCGGCGTCGCCGTCCTCGTGGTCTGGGCCGACCGCCGCTTCAAGCTCGGCCACGGGCGCGCCTTCGCGCTGTACGTCGCCGCGTACTGCGCGGGCCGCGGCTGGATCGAGTACATGCGCGTCGACGAGGCGCACCACATCCTCGGCCTCCGGCTGAACGTGTGGACGGCGATCATCGTCTTCCTGCTCGCGGTGACCTACATGGTGATCTCGGCGCGGATCCGGCCGGGCCGCGAGGAGATCGTGGAGCCCAGGGCCGAGAAGGCGGGGACGGCCGGGGAGGGCGCGACGGGCGTCGACGCCGATGTCGACGCCGACTTCGACGCGGACTTCGACTCCGACGCGTCCGAGGACGCCGTCTCCGGCGCGGTCCCGGACTCCGACGAGGACGTGGACCACGGCGCCGGCAACGGCGCCGGATCGGCCACCAAGGGCTGATCCTCAGTCGTCGCAGGGCCGCCGGGACCGAGAGGTTCCGGCGGCCCTTTCACGTGTACGGCGGTGGCGCGGGAGGTCAGGCCGTGCGGGAGGCGAGGGCGAGGACCCGGTGTGCGCCCTCCACGACCGCCGCGTCGACGAAGCGGCCGTCGGAGAGGGCCAGGGCGCCCCGGTCCGTCCCGGCCGCCGCGATGACCTCCCGCGCCGCGTCGACCTCCTCCGGAGTGGGGAGGTAGGCCCGCTCGATGACGGGGAGCTGGCGGGGGTGGATCGCCGCCCGGCCGAGGAAGCCCATCGCCCGGCCCCGGGCGCAGCCGGCGGCCAGGGCGTCCAGGTCGCCGATGTCGGGATGGACCGACTGCGCGGGGGGCGGCAGGGCCGCGGCGCGGGCCGCGACCACCACACGGCCGCGCGGCCAGTCGAGGCCGCTGTCGTCCCGTATCCCCAGGTCGGCGCGGAGGTCTGCCTCGCCGAGCGCGATGCCGCGCACGGCCGGGTGGGCGGTGGCGATGGCGTAGGCGTGCTCCACGGCGAGGGCGTTCTCCAGGAGCGGGTAGAGGGGGAGACCGGGGGCGAGGCCGGCGATCCGGTGGATGTCAGTGGCGTGTGTCACCTTGGGTACACGGAGACCGCAGAGGCCGGGGAGGGGGGCCAGGGTGGGGATGTCGAGCGGGGAGTGGACGCGGACGTGCACCGGGACGGGGTGGGCGTCGGCGAGCAGATCGACCGTGGCGTCGAGGGCGTACGCCTTGCGGTGCGGGGCGACCGCGTCCTCCAGGTCGACGATGACGACGTCGGCGCCGGAGGCCAGGGCCTTGCGGACGACCTCGGGGCGGTCGCCGGGCGCGTACAGCCAGGTGAGGGGAGTGCGCAGGCGCTCCATACCGTTCATACCGCTCCTTGCGCGCGGAGGGCGTCGATCTCGGCGGGGGTGAGGCCGAGCTCGGTGAGGACGGCTTCGGTGTCGGCGCCGTGCGGGCGGCCGGGCCAGCGGATCGCCCCGGGCGTCTCGGAGAGCCGGAAGAGCACGTTCTGCATCCTGATCGGGCCCAGTTCCGGGTCCTGTACCTCGGTGACGGTGCCGAGCGCCCGGAACTGCGGATCGTCGAGGACGTCCCGGACGTCGTAGACCGGGGCGATGGCGGCCTCGGCCTTCTCGAAGGCGTCCATGGCCTCGTCGCGGGTGTGGCGCGCGATCCAGGTGCCGACCGCCTCGTCCAGGACGTCCGCGTGCTCGGCGCGGCCCGTGCCGTCGGCGAACCACGGCTCGTCGGTCAGCTCCGGACGGCCGACGAGGCGCAGCACGCGCTCCGCGATCGACTGGGCCGAGGTGGAGACGGCGACCCAGGAGCCGTCGGCGGTCCGGTAGGTGTTGCGCGGGGCGTTGTTGCGGGAGCGGTTGCCGGTGCGGGGCTGGACGTAGCCGAGCTGGTCGTACCAGAGGGGGTGGGGTCCGATGACGGAGAGCATCGGTTCGATGATCGCCATGTCGACGACCTGGCCGCGGCCGGTCGTGGTCCTGGCGGTGAGCGCGGTCATCACCGCGTACGCGGTGGCGAGGGCGGCGATCGAGTCGGCCAGGCCGAAGGGGGGAAGGGTGGGCGGGCCGTCCGGCTCGCCGGTGATGGCGGCGAAGCCGCTCATCGCCTCGGCGAGGGTGCCGAAGCCGGGGCGGTGGGCGTACGGGCCGAACTGGCCGAAGCCGGTGACGCGGGCGAGGACGAGACGCGGGTTGACGGTGGAGAGCTCCTCCCAGCCCAGACCCCAGCGTTCCAGGGTGCCGGGGCGGAAGTTCTCCACGATCACGTCGGCGTCGGCGGCCAGTCCGAGG includes:
- the trpB gene encoding tryptophan synthase subunit beta, which codes for MSSEFFIPDPEGQVPTAEGYFGAYGGKFIPEALVAAVDEVAVEYDKAKSDPEFARELNDLMVNYTGRPSALTEVPRFAEHAGGARIFLKREDLNHTGSHKINNVLGQALLTKRMGKTRVIAETGAGQHGVATATACALFGLECTIYMGEIDTQRQALNVARMRMLGAEVVAVKSGSRTLKDAINEAFRDWVANVDRTHYLFGTVAGPHPFPAMVRDFHRVIGVEARRQILERAGRLPDAAIACVGGGSNAIGLFHAFVPDAGVRLIGCEPAGHGVETGEHAATLTAGEPGILHGSRSYVLQDEEGQITEPYSISAGLDYPGIGPEHAYLKDSGRGEYRAVTDDAAMQALRLLSRTEGIIPAIESAHALAGALEVGKELGKDALLLVNLSGRGDKDMDTAARYFGLYDGEGSK
- the hisI gene encoding phosphoribosyl-AMP cyclohydrolase, which encodes MSSNLDPAVAARLKRSPDGLVPAIAQQYDTGEVLMLGWMDDEALHRTLTTGRATYWSRSRNEYWVKGDTSGHVQHVKAVALDCDADTVLVKVDQVGAACHTGDRTCFDADVLPLSQ
- a CDS encoding HGxxPAAW family protein — its product is MAGSAHGHTPAAWTGVIISFIGFCIAGVFMVAANQPGFWAGVGVIVLGGIVGGAMKIAGLGMPKESAAVAAAREAATATARARA
- the trpM gene encoding tryptophan biosynthesis modulator TrpM, yielding MTLVRATPTALGSAPGGPVVPADASGRRGRLRTAAAPVSKHAPLARGCRPRGCRAPARRVHGRRVRYVIGDEPGQVNGMRWRPRLARTFTYDA
- the trpC gene encoding indole-3-glycerol phosphate synthase TrpC, with product MSVLDEIIEGVRADLAERQARVTLDELKERAAKAPQAKDGVAALRGDGVKVICEVKRSSPSKGALAAIADPAGLAADYEAGGAAVISVLTEERRFGGSLADLEAVRARVDIPVLRKDFIVTAYQLWEARAYGADLALLIVAALEQEALVSLIERAESIGLTPLVEVHDEDEVERAVDAGARIIGVNARNLKTLKVDRSTFERVAPEIPAGIVKIAESGVRGPHDLIAYANAGADAVLVGESLVTGRDPKAAVADLVAAGAHPALRHGRS
- a CDS encoding TIGR03085 family metal-binding protein, with amino-acid sequence MSTHAKRERLLLADLLEAAGPDAPTLCEGWRTRDLAAHVVVRERRPDAAAGAVVPALKERMDRVTAEYAEKPYEELIQLIRTGPPKFSPFTIKQVDEGANVVEFYVHAEDVRRAQSDWSARELDPVFADTLWSRLEKTARLMGRKAPVGLVLRRPNGQTAVAHRGTPVVTASGEPGELLMYLYGRQDSAKVALEGEPDAIERLRETKQLGI
- a CDS encoding anthranilate synthase component I — its product is MDLETFRKLAADRRVIPVSRRLLADGDTPVGLYRKLAAERSGTFLLESAENGRSWSRYSFVGVRSDATLTVRDGEAHWLGTPPVGVPTDGDPLQALRATVETLHTPRSPEPGMPPFTGGMVGYLGYDIVRRLEKIGDSTRDDLELPELTMLLTSDLAVLDHWDGTVLLIANAINHNDLETGVDEAYAHAVARLDAMEADLARPVATVPAALPPSELPEFSALWGGPAYQDAVEDIKERIRAGEAFQVVPSQRFETPCAASALDVYRVLRATNPSPYMYLFRFENGFDVVGSSPEALVKVEDGHALLHPIAGTRHRGATPQEDHDLAEELLADPKERAEHLMLVDLGRNDLGRVCAPGSVEVVDFMSVERYSHVMHIVSTVTGRVAEGRTAFDVLTACFPAGTLSGAPKPRAMQIIEELEPSRRGLYGGCVGYLDFAGDADTAIAIRTALLRDGTAYVQAGAGVVADSDPVAEDNECRNKAAAVLRAVHTANRMNGS
- the trpA gene encoding tryptophan synthase subunit alpha, coding for MTSGNIQLLSETLAKAKAENRAALIAYLPAGFPTVDGGIAAIKAVFDGGADVVEVGLPHSDPVLDGPVIQTADDIALRGGVKIADVMRTVKEAHEATGKPVLVMTYWNPIDRYGIERFTEELAAAGGAGCILPDLPVQESAVWREHADKHGLATVFVVAPSSKDERLATITAAGSGFVYAASLMGVTGTRESVGEQAADLVRRTRATSGLPVCVGLGVSNATQAKEVAAFADGVIVGSAFVQRILDADGDEAAGLAAVRELAGELAAGVRRVS
- a CDS encoding DUF2752 domain-containing protein — protein: MDPQPTAEAETDEPLARPGESARADAPGPAAPTGPAVPPGLPVLPGPPALHAFPAPPPPRPLARRLLAPVATLAGVAAAFAYVGAVDPNEPGHYPVCPMLRFAGVLCPGCGGLRSAHAFVHGDLPAALGANALAVVGYGVFAVVMVLWLVRAVRGVPMRLAISPVWWWGIGAALALFTLVRNLPFGSALAP
- a CDS encoding TIGR02234 family membrane protein — encoded protein: MGYVSAVPVPQPRAARVAVPTGGRRSLAAALLLGALGATVVLLSAGQIWAEGTASVGGGTVPVEADGSAVTGVPTALAIVGLAALFAVFAVRRTGRTLVAALLALSGAGAALAAVLGASDSAALDAEAARISGDTAAAVAGLTHTAWPYVTAAGAVLILLAGLLALRFGTIWPAMGGRYERSGTPRAARKAPTVDPDRPEDLWKALDRGEDPTRGE
- a CDS encoding DsbA family protein; protein product: MSEKNRGDGNRSARERLQQQRERDKAREKQRRVLIVSTAVVGVLGLAAVVGVIAANSGDDGGSDKAGPVVAPTGSVEGDKPAIPTGKADAPSTLAIWEDFRCPACAQFENVMRDTIHELEAAGALKAEYHLATLIDGNMGGSGSLRAANAAACAQDAGKFTAYHDTLYINQPPETDDAFGKNAELIELAAKVPGLDTPAFRSCVEDGTHDSWVEKSNEAFRNGGFRGTPSVLLNGESIFPTKGNEQISPENLKKWVAEANKGKKPGTASPSAPAAPSAPAASPAG
- the lgt gene encoding prolipoprotein diacylglyceryl transferase, whose amino-acid sequence is MDLAYIPSPSTGVINLGPIPLRGYAFCIIIGVFVAVWYGNKRWIARGGTAGTVADIAVWAVPFGLVGGRLYHVITDYQLYFSEGENWVDAFKIWEGGLGIWGAIAFGAVGAWIGCRRRGIPLPAYADAIAPGIALAQAIGRWGNWFNQELYGKPTDLPWALKITESANREAGLYHPTFLYESLWCVGVAVLVVWADRRFKLGHGRAFALYVAAYCAGRGWIEYMRVDEAHHILGLRLNVWTAIIVFLLAVTYMVISARIRPGREEIVEPRAEKAGTAGEGATGVDADVDADFDADFDSDASEDAVSGAVPDSDEDVDHGAGNGAGSATKG